In Herpetosiphonaceae bacterium, the genomic window TGGACGGGCAATCATAACGTGCTCCTTTGATCGATCTCCTGCCTTGGTGGTAGGGTGGGATGCGGCTGCTTTAATGAAAGCGATCGTCGCGGCTTTTTCATTGATCACAGAGGCAGTACGTAGCAGTTACGTTTGGAGTTGCGCCGCGCTGTATACGATTCTTTATCGTTGACACGGGCGCGCTTTGGTGATAAGTTGTACGTATCTTATCTTCCTACTCTTCTATCCTCTCTTCGGACTAAAAAGCGTTCGTTGCATGTGTCCTACGCTCCAGTAGGACCGCTCGATCTCGTGCAGAATCAAGACACTGTTCGGAAAACAACGTAAGCGATTCTGCATCTGCATGGGGAATGTTTGGGGACAAGCCCAAACCCCCGGCCTGTCAGCCCACCAGGCTGGTATCACAGTAGCTCCACTCACATGGTCCTGTTTGCGCTCGGTTTTCCAAAGGAGGTTAGCCATGGCGTTGCAGACACGGAAGAATCGCGCTGGCCGGTTGATCTTTGCGATCGTCGCCCTACTGACGATCATCGCCACGGCGGGAGCGGTGCAGGCTGCCCCGCAGGCGCAGCGCCTCAAGCCAAAGCCCACGTTCGCGAAGGAGGCTGCCTTCGACAAAACGGCGACGCTGCGTGAGATGGCCCAGCGCCCCCGCCAGCCGGTGGTGCCACGAGAGCTGCCGGAAGAGCGCGGCCCGGTCGTCGCCGATCGCGGGCACTCCGGCGATGGCGCGCTTGAAGCGGGCGCGGAGGCCGCCGTGCAGGCCGCGCAGATCCCCGCACCGCTGATCACCTTCGAGGGGCTGCGCAACACGGATAATCCGTTCCTGGTCAATCCGCCCGATCCGGTCGGCGATGTCGGCCCGAACCACTATGTCGAGATGGTCAATCTTTCGTTCGCGGTCTACTCGAAGACGGGCACGCGGCTGCTCGGCCCGCTGCCGCTCGGCGTGCTCTGGGATGACTTTGCTGTGTCCGACTGTGAAGATCTCTCAGGCGATCCGATCGTGATCTACGATCAGCTTGCCGATCGCTGGATTCTTTCGCAGTTTACTACGCTCGGCCCCACCTTCTACAACTGCGTAGCGATCTCGCAGACCGGCGATCCGACCGGGGCCTACTACCGCTACGCTTTCTCATCGGGCGTGAACTTCCCCGACTATCCCAAGTATGGCGTGTGGAATAACTCGTATCTGCTGACCACGCGCGAGTTCGGGCCGGTCGACGAGTATGGCATCGGCGTCTATGCGCTGGAGCGCAACAAGATGATCAACGGCGAGCCGAATGTCCGCACAGCCAGCTTCTTCCTCGACGCCGAGGTCGTGCCGATCTCGCTGATCGGCGATGGCCTGCTGCCGCCTGACATCGACGGTACGCGCCGACCGCTGGATCATGTCGCAGCGCCGATCGTCGGCACGCAGGACGACGACCACCCCTACGGCGCGACGTTCGACGCGCTCAACATCTGGAATCTCTTGGTGAGGTGGAACTCAACGCCCTCAGCCTCGCTTGAGCTGGTCAGCCAGATTCCGGTCGCGGAGTTCGACTCGATCTTCCCCTGCGCTCCGTCCTCCCGCGACTGTATTCCGCAGCCGGGCATTACGAATCCCGCCCAATACATCGACATTCTCTCCTACCGGCAACGCCCGACATGGCGGCTTGCCTACCGCAACTTCGGCACCTACGAGGCGCTGGTGACGAACCAGTCGGTCGAGGCGCGGCCCGGTATCGCAGGCGTGCGCTGGTATGAGCTCCGCCGCGCGGGTGGTCAGTACTCGCTCTACCAGCAGGGCACGTTCGCCCCCGACGACGGCGTGCATCGCTGGATGGGCAGCATCGCGATGGACAAGCGGGGCAACATGGGCCTGGGCTACAGTGTCTCTAGCTCGACGGTCTATCCCGGCATTCGCTACACCGGGCGGCTCAGAGGCGACGCGCTGGGCGCGATGCCGCTGGGCGAGGCCGTGCTGATCAACGGCTCCGGCTCGCAGCTTACCACCAACTCGCGCTGGGGCGACTACACCTCGATGAACATCGATCCGACCGATGACTGTACGTTCTGGTACGTCAACGAGTACTACGAGACGACATCGCTGGCGGGCTGGCAGACGCGGATCGGCAGCTTCAAGCTGCCCGGCTGCCAGTAACAGGACGTACGCGGTGGTCTGCCTGGGCCTTCGGCAGAGCGGTACGGGATTGGTTAAGGTTGTGTGGTAGTGTGCCCGAAGGGCACACTACCACACAACAAAACCAGGGGATCTTCCTTGCTGCCGCAGGCTCAACGCCCTGTGAACAGAAATGGCCGCGTAACTCCTGTCAGTAAAACGTTCTCATCTCGCGGGACCGGCGCGGAGTCTAAGCGCCGGTCCCGTTTTCGTGTGTAGCGTCAGGATGCCAGCAGCGTGGTGACGACGTGCTCCCAGTTGATCTCGGCGACGCGGGCGAGATTGTCCGCGCCTAAGCGCCGGGCGGTCGTCACGTCGGCCAACTGATCGATCCTGGCCGCCAGCGCGTCGGCCTCCGGCGCGGTGACAAAGCCGCTGATGCCATTCTGCACGAATTCGAGCACGCCGCCCGCGTCGGCGGTGGTGAGCACGGGCTTTCCGGCGGCAAACGCCTCGATCGTCGCCAGGCCGTAATCTTCGTCGACGGGCGCGTAGTAGACGGCGCGGCAGCGGGCAAAAAGATCGAGGGCTGGCGTATCCTCGACAAAACCGGCGAATTGCACCCGCTCGCCCAGGCCAAGCGCCTGCGCCAGCCGCCGCAGCGATTCCTGCTCCGGCCCGCGCCCGGCGATGATCGCGCGGAGCGGCGCGCGCGATCGGGCCAGCGCGTGGAGCAGCAGGTCGATGCGCTTGGCCGCATCCAGCCGCGAGATCGAGAGGATATAGTCGTCGAACGGCCCCGGCTTGAGGCGGCTCATCAGATGGCTTGGCGGGTAGAGCGGCATGGCCTGAAGATCGTTGAAGCGCCGCAGCCGGGCAGCGACGTTGCGCGAGATCGCAAAGAGCCGGTGGGCCTCGCCCAGCGTGCGCCGATCGAGCCGCTGAAGCAGCCGCCGCGCCTCGGCGTCGCCGGGCTGCGCGCCCCAGTCCGAGAGCCGCGTGCCGTACCAGTCGTACGCCTGCCGATGCTGATGGACCAGCCAGACGATCTTGCGCGGATGCCGGGCGGCGTACGACGGAAACTTGGTGCAGATGATCGCATCCACGGGCCGCCCGCCGACCTGCGTCAGATCCAGCAGCCGCCATGTCAGCGCGCTCTTGAGCAGGTTCGGGCGCGGCGTCCATGCGAACGGTAGCGCGACAATTTCGGCCTCGTGGCCGTGGTCGCGCAGCGCATCGCGCAGGCCCTCGCTCAGCAGCTCAGCGCCGCCGCGCGCGAATGGAACCTGTGTTGTGCAGACAAGGATGCGCATCTGTTGGTCAGTCCGCGCCGAACACGGCGTCACAAAAGCGTGTGGCGACATCTTCCCAGCGACATTCACGCAGGACCCATTCGCGGCCCTGCTGGCCCAACTGCTGCGCCGTCGCCGGATCGCCGAGCAGCCGGTCGAGACTGGCCTCGAACTGGCGGTAGCCGCGAAACCACACGCCGCCGTTGGCCTGCTTGCAGTGCGCGACGGTGACAGCACAGTCGGCGTGGACCAGCACGGGCGTGCCTTGCAGCCAGGCCTCCATCACGACGATGCTGAAGCTCTCGAAGAGGCCGGGCATGCAGAAGATGTCGGTGGCGGCGTAGGCGTCGTGCTTGGTCTGCTCGCTCACAAAGCCCAGGTCGACGATCGACGAGCGCAGCGCGGGCGGCACCCGCAGCTCGCCTGATCCTGCCACGAGCAGCTTGACGCACGGGCCGCGCCGCGCGAGATACTCCTGAACATACGCCAGCAGCACCGGAAAATTCTTGGAGTGGTCGCGCCGCCCGGTGAAGAAGACGAAGCGCCCATCGACGCCGTAGGATTCGCGGAAGCGCGCGCCATCGCCCCGCCGCGTCAGGTCGATGCCCTCGCCGACGACCGGCACGCGGCTACGGTCGAGATCGGCCAGACGGCAGATCAACTGCTGCTCAGGCTCACTATTCGCCAGCACCTTGCGCACGGTGCGCAGCAGGCGACGGGTGGTGCTGTAGTAGGCGTACGGCTCGTCGTGCAGACACGGGATCAGGTAGCCGCGCTCCCCGGCGATCTGCGCGCCCCAGAAGCTCAGCGGAAACGCATACAGGAAAAAGGCCCAGCGCCGTCGATCGCGCTCCTGGGCCAGCGTATCCAGCAAGGCATCGCTGCCGGTGAGCGATTGGAGCAGGTTTAGCTCGTGGATCGGGTGCTGCGCCGCGAAGCGCCTGGTGATCTGCGCGCCTGTGCCGGTGCTGGGCGGGAAGCGCCGCACCCGAACGCCATCGACCTCGTCTTCGCCCAACGGGTAGTAGGGCACGAGCGGCGCGCGCGCGTCGCGGGCGGTGGTGCTCCAGACCTCGACGGATACGCCAGCCCGGTGGAGCGTCTGGACCAGATTGCGGGCCTGGGCTTCGGCTCCACCGGCGGTTTCGGAGCCGTACCACGGCAGCACGATCGCAACCGGCTCAGTCGCGCTCATGTGCTCCGTCCCTGTCACGCGCTGCCTGTGCCGCGCGCGCGGCGACCACCGCGCCGCGCAGCGCCGCATCGGCCTGGATCAGCCCTTCAAGCGTTTCGAGCAGCGTGCGGTTGAACTCGTTTTGCTGCGTCACCGCAGGCTCGACCGCGTGCGCGGCGATGCGGCGTACTACCCGATTGATGCGCACCCACAGCCGTTCGTAGGCCGTCCGCCCGATCAGCGGCGGTCGCGGCTCGACCATGTGATGCTCGCGCAGCAGCGGCAGGAGTTGCTGAAGCTCAAGCTGCGGGAAGCTCGGCTCAGGGCCAGCCTGGGCGGCAGCGGCGTCGATCTCGCGCTGGAGATCCTCAGCGCGTAGCATGTCAGACATTGGTTTCCGTATCGCTGGGTCGTGCGGGCGGGGTGCTCGCGGCGCGCAATTGGGCGATCTCGGCGGCAAGCTGGCGATTAGCATCGACCAGCAGGTGCAGCGTGCGCGCGACGGCGTTGTTGTAGGCGTTCTGCTGCTCGACGATCGGCGCGATGTACCAGCGCAGCGCGCGGCGGATCAACCGCTGTACAAAGACCTTGGCGCGCTGCCGGGGCGTGTGCCAGGTCAGCGGCCAGTGAGCGCTCACGGCTCGCAGCGCCTCCACCTCGGCAACGGCCTCGCGCAGCTCGTCGAGATCGACGCCAAGCTGCGCGGCGTGCCGCGTTGTATCGTCCAGGCTGCCGCGCGCGGCGCGCACTTCGGCGCGGATCTGCTTCAAAATCGCGCCAACGTCAATTGGCTGTTCGGTACTCATCGGCTGGCGAGTATAGCATATGCGCGTCCGCCGCGCCAGACGACGCGATCACCTGTGGTAGCATAGGGCGTCAAACAGGTTGTTGTTGATGTTGACATAAAAGAGTGTGCCATGAAAATCTTGCTGGTTGGCGGCGGTGGTCGTGAGCATGCCATCGCCTGGAAGATGCGGCAATCGCCGCTGCTGACGGAGCTGATCGTCGCGCCGGGCAACGCGGGCACGGCGGCGCTGGGGCGCAACGTGGCGGTCAAGGCGGACGACATCGCGGGCCAGGTGGCGCTGGCGATGTCGGAGCGTCCCGATCTGGTAGTAGTCGCGCCCGATAACCCGCTGGCGCTGGGCCTGGTCGATCGCTTGCAGACGGCGGGGCTGCGCGCGTTCGGGCCGACGGCGGCTGCCGCGCGGATCGAGGCAAGCAAGGCGCTTGCGAAGGAGGTCATGGCGCGGGCGGGCATTCCGACGGCGGCCTTTAAGATCGTGGACGAGTACGCGGCGGCGGAACGATTCGTGCGCGAGCAGGATCGACCGTTCGTGGTCAAAGCCGACGGCCTTGCGCTCGGCAAGGGCGTGATCGTCGCGGACACGGTCGACGAGACGCTGGACGCGCTACGGTCGATCATGCAGCAGCGGGCCTTCGGCGCGGCGGGCGCGCGCGTGGTGCTGGAGGAGCGCCTGCGCGGCGAGGAGGTGTCGTTTCTGGCCTTCGCCGATGGCCGCATGGTCGTGCCGATGGTCGCCTCGCAGGATCACAAGCGGCTGCTCGACGGCGATCACGGGCCGAATACCGGCGGCATGGGCGCGTACGCGCCGGTCACGGCGATCGATCGGCGGCTGAGCATGGAGATCACGGCGCAGATCATGCAGCCTGCGATCGATACGCTGGCCGAGATGGGGCATCCCTTCTCCGGCGTGCTGTACGCTGGGCTGATGCTGACCGAGGACGGGCCGCGCGTGCTTGAGTTCAACGCGCGCTTCGGCGATCCCGAAACGCAGGTGCTACTCCCGCTGCTGGAGAGCGATCTGGTCGAGATTATGCTGGCCTGTGTCGAGGGGCGGCTTACGCCCGACCTGGTGCGCTGGCGCGAGGGCGCGGCGCTGGGCGTGGTGCTCTCCGCCGAGGGCTATCCCGCGCAGCCGCGCAGCGGCGATCCGATCGATCTGCCCACCGCGCTGCCTCCGGAGACGCTGGTGTTCCACGCGGGCACCGCTCTGCGCGACGATCAACTGGTGACGGCAGGCGGTCGGGTGCTGGCGGCGGTCGGGCTCGGCGCGACGCTGCCGGAGGCGCACGCGCGGGCGTATGGTCTGGCTGAGCAGATCATGTTCGCGGGACGCCACATGCGGCGAGACATCGGGCGGCGCGGCTTGCAGGCGTC contains:
- a CDS encoding glycosyltransferase family 4 protein, producing MRILVCTTQVPFARGGAELLSEGLRDALRDHGHEAEIVALPFAWTPRPNLLKSALTWRLLDLTQVGGRPVDAIICTKFPSYAARHPRKIVWLVHQHRQAYDWYGTRLSDWGAQPGDAEARRLLQRLDRRTLGEAHRLFAISRNVAARLRRFNDLQAMPLYPPSHLMSRLKPGPFDDYILSISRLDAAKRIDLLLHALARSRAPLRAIIAGRGPEQESLRRLAQALGLGERVQFAGFVEDTPALDLFARCRAVYYAPVDEDYGLATIEAFAAGKPVLTTADAGGVLEFVQNGISGFVTAPEADALAARIDQLADVTTARRLGADNLARVAEINWEHVVTTLLAS
- a CDS encoding glycosyltransferase family 4 protein; its protein translation is MSATEPVAIVLPWYGSETAGGAEAQARNLVQTLHRAGVSVEVWSTTARDARAPLVPYYPLGEDEVDGVRVRRFPPSTGTGAQITRRFAAQHPIHELNLLQSLTGSDALLDTLAQERDRRRWAFFLYAFPLSFWGAQIAGERGYLIPCLHDEPYAYYSTTRRLLRTVRKVLANSEPEQQLICRLADLDRSRVPVVGEGIDLTRRGDGARFRESYGVDGRFVFFTGRRDHSKNFPVLLAYVQEYLARRGPCVKLLVAGSGELRVPPALRSSIVDLGFVSEQTKHDAYAATDIFCMPGLFESFSIVVMEAWLQGTPVLVHADCAVTVAHCKQANGGVWFRGYRQFEASLDRLLGDPATAQQLGQQGREWVLRECRWEDVATRFCDAVFGAD
- the purD gene encoding phosphoribosylamine--glycine ligase, producing MKILLVGGGGREHAIAWKMRQSPLLTELIVAPGNAGTAALGRNVAVKADDIAGQVALAMSERPDLVVVAPDNPLALGLVDRLQTAGLRAFGPTAAAARIEASKALAKEVMARAGIPTAAFKIVDEYAAAERFVREQDRPFVVKADGLALGKGVIVADTVDETLDALRSIMQQRAFGAAGARVVLEERLRGEEVSFLAFADGRMVVPMVASQDHKRLLDGDHGPNTGGMGAYAPVTAIDRRLSMEITAQIMQPAIDTLAEMGHPFSGVLYAGLMLTEDGPRVLEFNARFGDPETQVLLPLLESDLVEIMLACVEGRLTPDLVRWREGAALGVVLSAEGYPAQPRSGDPIDLPTALPPETLVFHAGTALRDDQLVTAGGRVLAAVGLGATLPEAHARAYGLAEQIMFAGRHMRRDIGRRGLQASGAAGRSEQA